The DNA region CTgtaatcttcttcttccatgATCATCAATCCATTAATTCTCATAAAAAAACAGATTTAAAAAACACCCATTTCGTTTTTACAGCCTTTTGGATCTGTACCAGTCATCCAAGATGGAGATTTCACCTTATTTGGTAAGTTCATTCGATcaagaaacaatttttttaactaatttcaaCACCCATTATAATTTCCTTTTCAAAAAACAGAATCAAGAGCAATAATAAGATACTACTCTGAGAAATACAAATCACAAGGAACAGATCTATTGGGAAAGACCATAGAAGAAAGGGGGATTGTTGAACAATGGCTAGAAGTGGAAGCCCACAATTTCAATCCACCAATTTATAATATGACTCTTCATATCATGTTCAGCTCTGCTCTAGGGTTTCCTGCTGATGAGAAATTGATTGAAGAGAGTGAAATGAAACTTGGGAAGGTTCTTGATGTGTATGAAGAGAGGTTAGGGAAGACGAAGTATTTGGGTGGGGATTTCTTTAGCCTTGCGGATTTGAGTCATCTTCCTTTTACAGAGTATTTGGTGGGTCCTATGGGGAAAGGGTATATGATTAAGGATAGGAAGAATGTAAGTGCATGGTGGGATGATATTAGTAATAGACCTTCTTGGAAGAAGGTTCTGGAATCTTCATCAGCTTGATTAGGTTCTTGCTGCTGCCATGGCTGATGGTTCATGATATCTGTGTTTTCagtattttcttaataaaaataaacttatgatGAAGATGTTTTGAGATTAAATAAGACTGTTACAGATTCATGTAATAATAActattctataatatatatacatattataatatgtttttaaaggatataaatatcaataattttttttttggctcAATTGCTTATTTGGTTAGTTTTTCATGGAATGTGTTTTTTATTGAATGTGGCTGTGcacatcttattttttttaattataatacatttataaataaaaattaataattcattatttttgtttataaggCATTTACACTGCATTTCCAAATTTTAAACCcctaaatattgaaaaaaaatgtttaaattcaaattgataaactttgtgaagttttatgaaaaatatatataaaatttggtttttttcaaaaattttcatatattaaaaaaatgtcaaatattttCGAAAAATTATAATGCCTTAGATATCAGAAAAAAATActcagttttaaaaaaatatctttaatattatttcattgacttgacaaactaattaaaaaaataaaaaataatatgatagaaCAAGAAGACAGACCCATTTTTTTCATACGATAAAAGTctcaaattaaacaataataacaattggataaaaaaaattgttattaaagaatttttgaaaattataaatatgattttgtgaaacaataaaaatatttatgaccATCCTCAAAGCAAAACATATTAGAAGATTTAGTGTGAATTAAACAAGCATTTATACCACATTaaaggaaaatatataattttaaacgtTACAAAATATAAAGTGCAGGCCCGGCTTAGCGGTAAGCCCAATCGGCCCATGGGCTAAGTCAATTTGTTTCTATGTGCGgttccattttttttcttttctttttagaatgtatttattttttagtttattcaaTTTAGTGTCATTTTcgaaaaaagatatataaaaaaacaaaaaaatataatgggAACACGTTGAAAAGCAGTAGTTGTTGACCAATTGACCAAGTTTGCTATGTCAATACTCAATATGAACTGCCTCCAACCAacccattttattttattttttaatattgctgaataaataaatataatctcATAATACAATGTGAAAATTCTGCTTTAATTCTCtgaaaatcataattaaaaaaaaaaaaaattgtttcaagATGTTAAAAATGATCACATTTCATTAGTAAAATCCTATCAACAATGATacatgaaattttataatagataatactttgaattttattttacctCCATTTTGGTAAAccatcaataaaataaaaaaattcccaTCCTTCCAAGTTCCATCATTTTTTACAccaaaactgtttttttttttcggtCGGTCAAACGTCGGCGCATCTGGTCGGAGCAAACCCTAACCTAGAATTCTTAGTATCATACAAAACATGGAAATTCTGCTGTTGATAGTTTCCAATTATAGACATTGAAGAATGAGTCGTCGTCCCCAAAATCGCCAAACAAACAACTTCCTCCGGTTCCAACTTCACGAAATAATTCTCCACCGGAAAATTCCAAACCGCTCCGTCGCTAAAATTGATCGCAAAACTTGGAAGATCCAATTCCTTAACTCCACTTACATTAAAACAAGGATCCAATATCGGAAAATCATTCACCAAAGGATACCCACCTTTCGTCTTCTTTATAAACGCATCTTTTATAATTCTATAAGCCGGATCTGCAAAATAGCTAAGTGTCGTTCCTGAATCAACGATCGTACCACCGCCGCCGTCCGCCGACAAAACCCACGTCTTTTCCGGTATATTCAATGTCTCTCCCCCGACATTTATCGATTTGATTTCAACGTAGTAGAATGTTTCAACTGGGTTTTCATTTCCACCCACGAATTTCGTATAATTCAATTGTGGGTGTTTTAGAATATCCTTATCTTCTCCGAATATGAGTTTACTTGTGACACTTGAATTACTGTTACGGTCAACTAGACAGTAGGAAAATGAATGGCCGTAAAGAGATTGAAGTTGAGATGAGAATGATAATGGACCTCTTCCAAGCCCTAATAATCCACCGGCGCCGTGGAAAAGCCCTCGATTCCAATGGCCGGAGCCGAACATGACGTTTTTGACTTGGGTTGATTTGGATTCGCCGGCAGGGTTTGTGAGATTTACTGTGAAGGTTTCGAGTGCGAAATCGCCGGTTGTGTTTGAACTATCACCGTACCAGTAGTAATAAGGGCATGTTTGATTCTCTGTTTTACAGGGTTGTACTGGATCAGGGGATGAAACTAAACGGCAACGTGGGTCATGACAAGATATGTTCTTGAAGGAAGATGATTCGTTTGGATTATAATGAGGTCCGTTTTGTTCAAAACAATCATGACAAGGAACAGATTGAATCCAATTTAGATCACTACCAGTGTCTAGAATTAATGAGAAATGTTTTGGAGGTGTACCCACGAAAACATCC from Impatiens glandulifera chromosome 5, dImpGla2.1, whole genome shotgun sequence includes:
- the LOC124940319 gene encoding glutathione S-transferase F9-like, with the translated sequence MVVKVYGPAYACPKRVMVCLAEKEIPYETVPIDLVKLENRNPKYLQLQPFGSVPVIQDGDFTLFESRAIIRYYSEKYKSQGTDLLGKTIEERGIVEQWLEVEAHNFNPPIYNMTLHIMFSSALGFPADEKLIEESEMKLGKVLDVYEERLGKTKYLGGDFFSLADLSHLPFTEYLVGPMGKGYMIKDRKNVSAWWDDISNRPSWKKVLESSSA
- the LOC124939913 gene encoding aspartyl protease family protein 2-like, with the translated sequence MISRFLGYLVLLLFLFAAMESAGGTYTQKSNISHLAGIEFPDHMSFSGASVSDCGLAESNPEKSESNPDGIKQAPSVKLQLNHRRRNPDMNPKDSVFESTSRDLVRIQTLHKRIVEKKNQNSSSRQKKYNSPPSPSSSPDSSKSEFSGQLMATLESGVSLGSGEYFMDVFVGTPPKHFSLILDTGSDLNWIQSVPCHDCFEQNGPHYNPNESSSFKNISCHDPRCRLVSSPDPVQPCKTENQTCPYYYWYGDSSNTTGDFALETFTVNLTNPAGESKSTQVKNVMFGSGHWNRGLFHGAGGLLGLGRGPLSFSSQLQSLYGHSFSYCLVDRNSNSSVTSKLIFGEDKDILKHPQLNYTKFVGGNENPVETFYYVEIKSINVGGETLNIPEKTWVLSADGGGGTIVDSGTTLSYFADPAYRIIKDAFIKKTKGGYPLVNDFPILDPCFNVSGVKELDLPSFAINFSDGAVWNFPVENYFVKLEPEEVVCLAILGTTTHSSMSIIGNYQQQNFHVLYDTKNSRLGFAPTRCADV